In the Nitrososphaerota archaeon genome, CTTTCACGGTTTCGACTGTGTATGTGGGTGTGAATCTGCTCCATGGTTTCACGAATAATGCTGTGGTTTCGATTGATCTAGGCTTTTGTTGATTGAGCCATTCCATGATGGTCTCCATTGTGTCGCCTGAGTCTATTATGTCGTCAACGATGAGGATTCTGCAGCCCTCGACTTTTTCGCTGAGTGTTGACAGGATCTTCGGCTTTTGTTTGGTGCGGTCGTTCAGGTAGCTTTTGATGTTTACAAAGTCGATTTTGAGGTTTAGCCGGTTAGCGATTTCTAGCGCGGGAGGTATTCCACCGCGGGCGATGCCGATTACAAGATCGTAATTGTGGTTTGAGGCCTTGATCTTTGAAATAAGCTTCTCCACTAGCCTTCCGAACTCAGCCCAGTTTACGATGTGGCTATCCATCATCTCATCGACGCGACTCCATTGCAGTAAAGACGCTTTAACTCTAATTTCATGGTCATAATCATTATGCTTTAACGTTGGGGGCATCCAGTAATAGCTGTTGAGTGGTCGATCGGCAGATGGTTCAGGAAGAAGATATTGAGGATATTCTGAGCCGCTCCAAGACTATCGCGGTTATCGGTTTGTCTCGGAGTCCTGGGAAGGATAGTTATCGGGTGGCGCAGTATCTTCAATCTCAAGGATATAGAATTGTGCCGGTTAACCCTTCGGCAGAGGAGATCCTCGGTGAGCGCAGCTACCCTTCGCTCCAAGATCTTCCAGATAATCTGAAACGGTCTGTCGATGTTGTGGATATCTTCCGGCCCTCAGAAGATGTTCCGCCGATTGTTGATCAGGCCGTCGAGGTTCAGAGACGGTTAGGTAGACCTAGTGTGATCTGGATGCAGCTTGGGATTGTGAATGAGGCCGCGGCTCATCGGGCTCTTGCAGCAGGTCTCAAAGTGGTTATGAACCG is a window encoding:
- a CDS encoding phosphoribosyltransferase domain-containing protein, which codes for MMDSHIVNWAEFGRLVEKLISKIKASNHNYDLVIGIARGGIPPALEIANRLNLKIDFVNIKSYLNDRTKQKPKILSTLSEKVEGCRILIVDDIIDSGDTMETIMEWLNQQKPRSIETTALFVKPWSRFTPTYTVETVKEWIIFPWESESTH
- a CDS encoding CoA-binding protein, which produces MVQEEDIEDILSRSKTIAVIGLSRSPGKDSYRVAQYLQSQGYRIVPVNPSAEEILGERSYPSLQDLPDNLKRSVDVVDIFRPSEDVPPIVDQAVEVQRRLGRPSVIWMQLGIVNEAAAHRALAAGLKVVMNRCMEIEHRRRSSK